A stretch of the Polluticoccus soli genome encodes the following:
- a CDS encoding RND transporter translates to MKKNIFIALFISIMLATGCHTKSVEEEEVSAETIQTPVTVTSIAIETIADYVDLNATSTFLTNSFIKSTANGYIEAVNLKPGQYVRAHTLAFVVKTKEARALGNLVNRLDPSFRFTGIIRIYTAEAGYVSEVSHQVGDYVQDGEQIAVINDARNFGFLLNLPYELKHYIGNNTIDLVLPDKSHLQGRVIRTMPEVDSFSQTEKILIGVGKTDIPKNLIATVHITKDKHEHVQVLPKETVLTDESQAHFWVMKMIDSVRAVKVPVMKGLESNGKIEIIRPVFSLADKILLTGNYGLPDTARVKIIKVEKPY, encoded by the coding sequence ATGAAGAAAAACATTTTTATAGCACTGTTCATAAGCATTATGCTGGCAACCGGCTGTCACACAAAATCTGTCGAGGAAGAAGAAGTTTCAGCAGAAACAATACAAACGCCGGTCACTGTCACGTCAATAGCCATAGAAACGATTGCAGACTATGTAGACCTCAATGCTACTTCCACATTTCTTACTAATAGCTTTATTAAATCTACCGCTAATGGCTATATCGAGGCGGTAAACCTTAAGCCCGGCCAATATGTGCGGGCGCATACTCTGGCGTTTGTAGTGAAAACCAAAGAAGCCCGAGCATTAGGCAACCTCGTGAACCGCCTGGATCCCTCATTCCGGTTTACGGGTATTATCAGGATCTATACTGCAGAGGCAGGATATGTTAGCGAGGTCAGTCACCAGGTGGGCGATTATGTACAGGATGGTGAACAAATTGCAGTCATCAATGATGCCAGAAATTTCGGCTTCCTGCTCAACCTTCCGTATGAACTGAAACATTATATCGGCAACAATACAATAGACCTGGTGCTTCCTGACAAATCACATTTGCAGGGGCGGGTCATAAGAACAATGCCCGAAGTAGATTCTTTTTCGCAAACGGAAAAGATACTTATCGGCGTCGGCAAGACCGATATTCCGAAGAACCTGATAGCTACCGTTCATATCACTAAGGACAAGCACGAACATGTACAAGTGCTGCCTAAAGAAACAGTGCTGACTGACGAGTCACAGGCACACTTTTGGGTAATGAAAATGATTGACTCCGTAAGAGCGGTAAAGGTACCTGTAATGAAAGGTTTGGAATCGAACGGTAAGATAGAGATCATCAGGCCGGTATTTTCACTAGCCGATAAAATATTGCTGACTGGCAACTATGGCTTGCCTGATACGGCAAGGGTAAAGATCATTAAAGTTGAAAAACCGTACTGA
- a CDS encoding amidohydrolase family protein: MGFRSLLVMLAFIPTGLLAGDKKKWDVNNPGGPQKEVSFTVNEGTWMNLDVSPDGKDIVFDLLGDIYIMPSSGGEAKVLRTGKAMDVQPRFNPDGSKISFTSDAGGGDNIWIMNRDGSNAVQITKENFRLLNNAVWTPDGNYLIARKHYTSTRSLGAGELWMYHINGGNGLQLTVKKNDQQDLNEPCVSRSGRYVYYSEDMYPGGHFEYNKNPNDQIFVIKRFDREKGITESVTGGPGGAVRPQVSHDGKTLAFVRRVRTKSVLYLRNIETGEEWPVYDKLSKDQQEAWTIFGVYTGFAWTPDDKNIIIWAGGKIMKVDLQSSNVATEIPFTASVKQQITDAVRFKQDINPDEFKVNVIRQAVTSLDGKWMVFSALGHLYKKELPGGKPVRITGAAEYEYDPAFSPDGKTIAYVTWNDSTVGSISKVKIGGGKIERITSKKGKYRTPSWSNDGSMLVYEKEGGDNILGPAYTSKPGLYIMPSNGGKEEFVTDKGDNPSFSKDGKRIYYDAGGGLEKSFSSCNLDGNEERTIFKTTYGRQFTVSPNEDWIAFVNLHQVYIAAFPHTGRPITIGSDSADFPLRRVSKDAGYNLHWSGDGKQLHYTLGDQYYTISLSDMYQFLSGKPDSTFAIPLHGITVGLVAKTDKPVGQLAFTNARIITMDGDGVIENGTIVVDGNVIKAIGKDGQVTIPPAAKRIDCSGKTILPGFIDAHAHAGHFGAGIIPEKHWPYYANLAYGVTTSHDPSANSELVFGQSELVKAGMMVGPRIFSTGTILYGADGDSRTIVNNIEDAKSALLRTKAFGAFSVKSYNQPRREQRQMIIEAARQLQLEVVPEGGSFFFHNISMILDGHTTIEHNIPVAPLYNDVIQLWKNAATASTPTLIVSYGGLSGEYYWYQHTNVWEKERLMRFTPRPVIDTRSRHRTMAPDEEYENGHILVSKSQKKLSDAGVTVNMGAHGQLQGLGAHWEIWMMTQGGMTPMEALRTATINPAKSLGLDNYIGSLKPGKLADLIVLDKNPLDNIYNTESIKYTMVNGRLYDAETMNETGNYNKKPSPFYWEVSKNAESFPWYETDTHEED, translated from the coding sequence ATGGGTTTTAGATCGTTGCTGGTAATGCTGGCTTTTATTCCTACAGGCCTGCTTGCCGGAGACAAAAAAAAGTGGGACGTCAATAATCCAGGCGGTCCGCAAAAAGAGGTATCCTTTACAGTGAATGAAGGAACGTGGATGAACCTCGACGTGTCGCCCGACGGGAAAGACATCGTTTTTGACCTGTTGGGGGATATCTACATAATGCCATCCAGCGGCGGCGAAGCTAAAGTACTACGCACGGGCAAGGCCATGGACGTGCAGCCACGTTTCAATCCCGATGGCAGTAAAATATCATTTACGTCCGATGCTGGCGGTGGCGACAACATCTGGATCATGAACAGGGATGGGAGTAACGCCGTGCAGATAACAAAAGAGAATTTCAGACTGCTGAACAATGCTGTGTGGACGCCTGACGGTAACTATCTCATCGCGCGGAAGCACTATACCTCTACGCGTTCACTCGGCGCGGGCGAGCTCTGGATGTATCATATCAACGGTGGAAATGGTCTGCAGCTGACGGTGAAGAAAAATGACCAGCAGGACCTCAACGAACCCTGCGTATCGCGCAGCGGACGATATGTGTATTACAGCGAAGACATGTACCCCGGCGGTCATTTTGAATACAACAAAAACCCCAATGACCAGATATTCGTAATCAAGCGTTTCGACAGGGAAAAAGGTATAACCGAATCAGTAACAGGAGGACCCGGCGGTGCAGTGCGGCCGCAGGTATCGCACGACGGTAAAACGCTTGCCTTTGTAAGACGGGTGAGAACAAAAAGCGTGTTGTACCTAAGGAATATTGAAACGGGAGAAGAATGGCCGGTGTACGACAAACTATCGAAGGACCAACAGGAAGCGTGGACCATCTTTGGTGTTTACACAGGCTTTGCCTGGACGCCTGATGACAAGAACATCATTATATGGGCCGGCGGCAAGATCATGAAAGTAGATCTGCAAAGCAGCAACGTGGCGACAGAAATACCTTTTACAGCCAGTGTAAAACAACAGATTACCGATGCTGTTAGATTTAAACAGGATATCAATCCCGACGAATTCAAAGTGAATGTTATCCGCCAGGCTGTTACATCGCTCGACGGAAAGTGGATGGTGTTCAGTGCGCTGGGACATTTATATAAAAAAGAACTACCCGGTGGCAAGCCCGTTCGCATCACAGGCGCTGCTGAATATGAATACGATCCAGCGTTTTCGCCCGATGGAAAAACGATAGCCTATGTTACCTGGAACGACAGCACTGTGGGTAGCATCAGCAAAGTGAAGATTGGTGGTGGAAAAATTGAACGTATCACGAGCAAGAAAGGAAAATACCGCACTCCGTCATGGTCGAACGACGGCAGTATGCTGGTATACGAAAAAGAAGGCGGCGATAACATACTTGGTCCTGCCTATACTTCGAAGCCTGGTCTCTACATCATGCCCTCTAACGGAGGAAAGGAAGAATTCGTTACGGACAAAGGCGATAACCCTTCGTTCAGTAAAGACGGTAAACGCATCTACTATGATGCCGGCGGCGGGCTGGAGAAATCGTTTAGCTCGTGCAATCTTGACGGTAATGAAGAACGTACCATTTTCAAAACCACATACGGCAGGCAGTTTACAGTATCGCCCAACGAGGATTGGATCGCGTTCGTGAACCTGCACCAGGTATATATCGCAGCCTTCCCGCATACGGGCAGGCCCATAACAATCGGCAGCGACTCTGCCGATTTCCCATTGAGACGTGTATCAAAGGATGCAGGCTATAATCTACACTGGAGTGGCGATGGCAAACAGCTGCATTACACACTTGGAGATCAGTACTACACAATCTCGCTTAGTGACATGTACCAATTTCTCAGCGGTAAGCCGGACTCAACATTTGCTATTCCCTTGCATGGAATAACAGTTGGTCTGGTTGCTAAAACAGACAAGCCTGTGGGCCAATTAGCTTTTACCAACGCAAGGATCATTACTATGGATGGCGATGGTGTGATAGAAAACGGAACAATCGTAGTAGATGGCAACGTCATTAAAGCAATAGGCAAAGACGGGCAGGTAACAATTCCACCCGCAGCCAAACGAATCGACTGCAGCGGCAAGACCATTTTGCCGGGCTTCATTGACGCACATGCACATGCCGGGCATTTCGGTGCGGGTATCATACCGGAGAAACACTGGCCTTACTACGCGAATCTCGCCTATGGTGTAACTACTAGTCATGACCCCTCGGCCAACAGTGAATTGGTTTTTGGACAAAGCGAATTGGTAAAAGCAGGCATGATGGTGGGCCCTCGTATATTCTCTACCGGTACTATTTTGTACGGTGCCGATGGCGACTCCAGGACGATCGTGAATAACATAGAAGATGCGAAGAGTGCATTGCTACGTACCAAGGCTTTTGGTGCGTTCAGCGTGAAAAGCTACAACCAGCCACGCAGGGAACAGCGGCAGATGATCATAGAGGCTGCGCGCCAATTACAACTGGAAGTAGTACCTGAAGGTGGTTCTTTCTTTTTTCACAACATCAGCATGATACTGGATGGTCACACTACCATCGAGCATAATATTCCGGTAGCGCCGCTATACAACGACGTGATACAGCTCTGGAAAAATGCAGCTACGGCCAGTACGCCTACACTTATCGTATCGTACGGGGGGCTTTCGGGCGAGTATTACTGGTACCAGCACACCAATGTTTGGGAGAAAGAAAGGCTGATGCGTTTTACACCACGACCAGTGATAGACACCCGTAGCAGGCACCGCACTATGGCACCCGACGAAGAATACGAGAATGGACATATATTGGTTTCGAAGAGCCAGAAAAAGTTGAGCGATGCCGGAGTAACGGTCAATATGGGTGCCCATGGTCAGTTGCAGGGCCTCGGTGCTCACTGGGAAATATGGATGATGACGCAAGGCGGTATGACGCCGATGGAAGCACTTCGCACAGCCACTATCAATCCTGCAAAAAGCCTTGGGTTGGATAATTATATCGGCTCTCTGAAACCCGGCAAACTGGCTGACCTGATAGTGCTGGACAAAAACCCGCTGGATAATATCTACAATACAGAGAGTATCAAATACACAATGGTGAATGGTAGGCTATACGATGCTGAAACAATGAATGAAACCGGTAACTATAATAAAAAACCAAGCCCATTTTACTGGGAGGTGAGTAAAAATGCGGAGTCATTCCCCTGGTATGAGACTGATACGCATGAAGAAGATTGA
- a CDS encoding TolC family protein — MKMLVFMVVISMPFISPAQEKDLHYFLEMAKQNSPLLNDYRNQILSLQLDSMILRASLRTRVDFISNNSYAPIIAGYGYDEAITNIAQVSALVQASKNIVSRNNRATQYRTFSLQSRSLYDTIALSEQDLLRTVTEQYITTYGDQLAVTFDGEIYDLLKKEDVILKKLTQASIYKQTDYLNFYVTFQQQQLTLLQSLMQYTTDYLTLNYMAGIVDTVVEKIARPSINDTAQFDFYHSVFFRRYITDSLRLENEKRLIDYEYKPKIGTFVNTGYNSTMTFQPYKNFGVSGGVNITLPIYDNHQKQLRYNQINLLEQSRRVNRDFYVNQYNQQIRQLNMQLHATDDLVPRIQEQVRYVRTLIEANEIQLQTGDVKITDHVMAINNYLAARNLLNQNLISRLKIVNQINYWNR, encoded by the coding sequence ATGAAAATGCTTGTTTTCATGGTAGTGATCTCAATGCCGTTCATTTCCCCCGCACAGGAAAAAGATCTCCATTACTTCCTGGAGATGGCAAAACAAAACAGCCCATTACTAAATGACTACCGCAACCAGATATTGTCATTGCAATTGGACAGCATGATACTTCGGGCAAGCCTGAGAACGCGAGTTGATTTTATCAGCAATAACAGCTATGCCCCCATAATTGCTGGATATGGCTACGACGAAGCCATCACCAATATTGCCCAGGTGTCTGCCCTTGTACAGGCTTCGAAAAATATCGTTTCGCGGAATAACAGGGCTACGCAGTATCGTACCTTTTCCTTGCAATCTCGTTCCCTGTACGATACCATTGCACTGAGCGAACAAGACCTTTTGCGCACAGTCACAGAACAATACATCACTACCTACGGCGACCAGCTTGCTGTAACATTCGATGGGGAGATCTACGATCTGCTAAAAAAGGAGGACGTCATTCTTAAAAAACTAACACAGGCCAGTATTTACAAGCAGACAGACTACCTGAATTTTTATGTAACCTTTCAGCAACAGCAACTAACGCTACTTCAGTCGCTTATGCAATACACTACTGATTACCTGACATTGAATTATATGGCTGGTATAGTAGATACGGTCGTTGAAAAAATAGCCCGTCCGAGCATTAACGACACCGCGCAATTTGATTTCTACCATTCAGTTTTCTTCCGACGATATATAACAGACAGCCTGAGGCTGGAAAATGAAAAGCGACTTATTGATTACGAATACAAACCGAAGATCGGGACATTCGTCAATACAGGCTATAATTCTACAATGACCTTTCAGCCATATAAGAATTTTGGTGTTAGTGGCGGAGTAAATATTACGTTGCCGATCTATGACAACCATCAGAAACAATTGAGATACAACCAGATCAACCTGCTGGAACAATCAAGAAGGGTTAATCGTGACTTCTATGTAAACCAGTACAACCAGCAAATACGTCAATTGAATATGCAACTGCATGCTACAGACGACCTCGTTCCGCGCATACAAGAGCAGGTACGTTATGTCCGCACGCTGATAGAAGCCAATGAAATACAACTGCAGACAGGCGATGTAAAAATAACGGATCACGTTATGGCTATTAATAATTACCTCGCAGCAAGAAATTTGCTGAACCAGAACCTGATCAGCAGACTCAAGATAGTTAACCAGATAAATTACTGGAACCGGTAA
- a CDS encoding efflux RND transporter permease subunit produces the protein MKKFFITHKNPLTVIIAIIIMGGMFAYSKLQVSLFPEITFPKIKIIADAGLQPIDKMIITVTKPLENAVKQIPDLENLRSITSRGSCEISAFINWDADIDLAKQRIESKIAEIRNDLPPGTQITVEKMNPSILPVIGYTLETNNQFYTPIDMKQLALYTVKPFLSQVNGVAEVRIIGGKQKEYWLTLDIQKMSTLGITPDAVGNALSQTNFIQSNGYLSDYRLLYLTITDATVHSIDELQNIVISNDGKRIVTLKDIAQVKINEAIEYTRINANGREGLLVAVIKQPNANLIELSEQVEQKVAELQKTLPRDITIKPYYVQADFVNDAIRSVIDSLWIGLALAIVVAIIFLRSLKASATILITIPVTICLSLIVMYFMGYTLNIMTLGAIAAAIGLIIDDAIVVVEQIHRTHEEHHDEPAQIIVQKAISYLLPAMIGSSMSTIVIFIPFEMMSGVAGAYFKVMTNMMIVTLVCSFFVTWICLPVIYLLLTRNKKMVIARTPEPVEVKKQRWVSVFIHKPYISIAIMAAFAVIIILILPQLETGFLPEMDEGSIVLDYTSPPGTSLQETDRMLREVEKIINKIPEVSAYSRRTGTQMGFFITEPNNGDYLIQLKQNRDRSTDEVIADIRQRVESTQPALRIDFGQVIGDMLGDLMTSVQPIEIKIFGENITKLHELSDTLGKLVENVEGTADVFNGIVIAGPSISIVPNYARLAQFGITPANFQQQLELAIQGITAGSILEREQLSAIRMRSTPSITQGLADIKQLNIFLPNGRLRPITDLAGVEVSAGNAEVERQNLQSMGVISSRLEGRDLGSVMKEIQEQVNTQIVLPQGYHIEYGGAYAEQQRSFHELLLILVTACLLVFGVILFLFGDFLIAIAILIIAILGIAGSYLALYITNIPLNVGSYTGLIMIVGIIGENAIFTYLQFKESLRTQTIDESIVYSISTRLRPKLMTALGAIIALMPLALGIGTGAQLHQPLAIAVIGGFIAALPLLLIVLPSMIRIISKRKKPSDNSAVIVDTYEP, from the coding sequence ATGAAGAAATTCTTTATAACGCATAAAAATCCACTGACCGTTATTATAGCCATCATCATTATGGGGGGCATGTTTGCGTATAGCAAACTACAGGTGTCGCTGTTCCCCGAGATCACCTTTCCGAAGATCAAGATCATTGCCGATGCGGGACTGCAGCCCATAGACAAAATGATCATCACCGTCACTAAGCCGCTTGAAAATGCAGTCAAACAGATACCTGACCTTGAAAACCTGCGCAGCATCACCAGCCGTGGCAGTTGTGAGATATCTGCGTTTATCAACTGGGATGCCGATATAGACCTGGCAAAACAGAGAATAGAATCAAAGATCGCTGAGATACGAAACGATCTTCCCCCCGGCACACAGATAACGGTGGAGAAAATGAACCCATCGATCCTACCGGTCATTGGTTACACACTTGAGACGAACAATCAGTTTTACACGCCTATTGACATGAAACAGTTGGCGTTGTATACGGTAAAACCTTTTCTCTCGCAGGTAAACGGCGTGGCCGAGGTCAGGATCATTGGCGGGAAACAAAAGGAATATTGGCTTACGCTCGACATACAGAAGATGAGCACCCTGGGCATTACACCAGATGCTGTAGGCAATGCACTTTCGCAAACCAATTTCATCCAGTCCAACGGTTACCTTTCAGACTACCGCCTGCTATACCTAACGATCACGGATGCCACCGTGCATTCTATCGATGAATTGCAGAACATCGTTATCTCGAACGACGGAAAGCGTATCGTCACGCTAAAGGATATTGCGCAGGTAAAGATCAACGAAGCAATAGAATACACCCGGATCAATGCGAACGGAAGAGAAGGCCTGTTGGTAGCTGTCATCAAACAGCCCAATGCCAACCTTATTGAGTTGTCGGAGCAGGTGGAACAAAAAGTAGCAGAGCTGCAGAAAACACTGCCCCGAGACATTACGATAAAACCCTATTACGTACAGGCCGACTTTGTAAACGATGCTATCCGCAGCGTAATAGACAGCCTTTGGATCGGGCTGGCACTGGCCATTGTGGTAGCCATTATCTTTCTCCGTTCGCTAAAAGCAAGCGCCACGATCCTGATTACTATCCCTGTCACCATATGCCTGTCGCTTATCGTCATGTATTTTATGGGCTACACCCTCAATATCATGACACTGGGTGCCATTGCTGCTGCCATCGGTCTTATTATTGACGATGCTATTGTAGTCGTGGAGCAAATACACCGTACGCACGAGGAGCACCACGACGAGCCTGCGCAGATAATAGTGCAGAAGGCCATAAGCTACCTGTTGCCAGCAATGATCGGCTCCTCCATGAGCACCATTGTTATCTTCATTCCTTTTGAGATGATGAGCGGCGTAGCAGGTGCGTATTTCAAGGTAATGACCAATATGATGATCGTTACACTGGTGTGTTCCTTTTTCGTTACCTGGATATGCCTGCCTGTCATTTACTTGCTGCTTACCCGGAATAAAAAAATGGTGATTGCACGCACACCAGAGCCGGTTGAGGTAAAAAAACAGCGATGGGTGTCTGTCTTCATTCACAAGCCATATATTAGCATAGCCATTATGGCCGCATTTGCTGTCATCATCATATTGATCCTGCCTCAACTTGAAACAGGCTTTCTGCCAGAGATGGATGAGGGCAGCATTGTACTTGATTACACTTCACCACCAGGCACATCGCTCCAGGAAACAGACCGGATGTTGCGCGAAGTCGAGAAGATCATCAATAAGATCCCTGAGGTATCTGCTTATTCAAGAAGAACAGGTACACAAATGGGGTTCTTTATTACAGAACCTAATAATGGCGATTACCTGATACAATTGAAGCAGAACCGCGACCGCTCTACAGATGAAGTGATAGCTGACATCCGGCAGAGAGTAGAGTCTACGCAGCCTGCGCTGCGTATTGACTTCGGGCAGGTGATCGGGGACATGCTGGGCGATCTCATGACGTCAGTGCAGCCCATTGAAATAAAGATCTTTGGTGAAAACATCACAAAGTTGCATGAGCTGTCAGACACATTGGGCAAGCTTGTAGAAAACGTTGAAGGCACGGCAGACGTATTTAACGGGATCGTTATTGCAGGGCCCTCCATTAGCATTGTTCCCAACTATGCCAGGCTGGCGCAATTTGGAATCACCCCTGCCAATTTCCAGCAACAACTGGAGCTAGCCATACAAGGGATCACAGCTGGTTCCATATTGGAACGGGAACAGCTATCGGCCATCCGCATGCGCTCTACTCCATCTATCACACAGGGACTGGCTGATATAAAACAACTAAACATTTTTTTACCCAACGGCAGACTGAGGCCAATTACCGACCTCGCCGGCGTTGAGGTCAGCGCTGGAAATGCAGAAGTGGAACGCCAGAATCTGCAATCCATGGGCGTCATAAGTTCCAGGCTAGAAGGTCGCGACCTTGGCAGTGTGATGAAAGAGATACAGGAGCAAGTGAACACACAAATAGTCCTACCGCAAGGTTACCACATTGAATATGGGGGAGCTTATGCAGAACAGCAACGCTCTTTTCACGAATTATTGCTCATACTCGTAACTGCCTGTTTATTGGTGTTTGGTGTTATCCTGTTCTTATTCGGCGACTTTTTAATCGCTATTGCTATACTCATTATCGCAATACTGGGAATAGCCGGAAGCTACCTTGCTTTGTATATAACAAATATCCCATTGAATGTCGGCAGTTATACTGGGCTTATTATGATCGTGGGTATAATAGGTGAGAATGCTATTTTCACTTATCTGCAATTCAAAGAGTCCCTGCGCACGCAAACGATAGATGAGTCTATTGTCTATTCTATATCAACCAGGCTCAGGCCCAAACTGATGACAGCCCTCGGAGCCATTATTGCGCTGATGCCCCTGGCATTGGGTATAGGTACAGGAGCCCAGCTACATCAGCCTCTTGCCATCGCAGTCATCGGCGGTTTTATTGCTGCGCTCCCTTTACTGCTGATAGTACTTCCCTCTATGATCCGGATCATTAGTAAACGAAAGAAGCCGAGCGATAATTCTGCAGTTATTGTTGATACATATGAGCCATAA
- a CDS encoding ABC transporter ATP-binding protein, whose product MNLIINNLTKQYGNGVMALNNVSLTIDKGMFGLLGPNGAGKSSLMRTLATLQDADSGTVMLGDIDVLGEKEKVRKVLGYLPQEFGVYPRTSALDLLDYLAVIKGFSNKAERKEMVLGLLQKVNLFEHRKKSVSSFSGGMRQRFGIAQSLLGNPKLVIVDEPTAGLDPGERNRFYNILSEIGENVIVILSTHIVQDVRELCTNMAIMDKGRVLFSGSTDDALYQIKGKVWEKRIAKEDLPQYQGGYKVISNKLVGGMPLIHVFSEDQMSAGFAPAEENLEDVFFAKLNELI is encoded by the coding sequence ATGAACTTGATCATCAACAACCTGACCAAACAGTATGGTAACGGCGTCATGGCGCTCAACAATGTTTCCCTGACCATAGACAAGGGGATGTTTGGTCTCCTGGGCCCTAATGGTGCCGGTAAATCATCTCTGATGCGCACTTTGGCAACATTGCAAGACGCCGACAGCGGTACCGTTATGCTAGGAGATATAGACGTGCTTGGCGAAAAAGAGAAAGTGAGAAAGGTACTGGGCTACCTTCCACAGGAGTTTGGTGTCTATCCGCGTACATCCGCCCTCGACCTGTTGGACTACCTGGCTGTGATCAAGGGATTCAGCAACAAGGCAGAAAGGAAAGAAATGGTACTGGGTCTGTTGCAGAAGGTAAACCTGTTTGAACACCGTAAGAAATCGGTCAGCTCTTTCAGCGGCGGTATGCGTCAGCGTTTCGGCATTGCACAGAGCCTGCTGGGCAACCCGAAATTGGTGATCGTAGACGAGCCTACGGCGGGCCTTGACCCGGGCGAACGCAACAGGTTCTATAATATCTTGAGTGAGATCGGAGAGAACGTTATTGTGATACTCTCTACCCACATTGTGCAGGATGTCCGGGAATTATGCACCAATATGGCCATAATGGACAAAGGCCGCGTACTATTCAGCGGCAGTACAGATGATGCACTATACCAGATAAAAGGTAAGGTATGGGAGAAACGCATCGCCAAAGAGGACCTGCCTCAGTACCAGGGAGGGTATAAAGTCATTTCCAATAAGCTTGTGGGCGGCATGCCGCTTATCCACGTGTTTTCAGAGGATCAAATGAGCGCTGGCTTTGCTCCCGCTGAAGAAAACCTGGAGGACGTATTCTTCGCCAAACTCAATGAACTTATCTAA